In uncultured Methanobacterium sp., a genomic segment contains:
- the fdhF gene encoding formate dehydrogenase subunit alpha, which translates to MDIKYVPTICPYCGVGCGMNLVVQDEKVVGVEPWKRHPVNEGKLCPKGNFCYEIIHRDDRLTTPLIKENGEFREATWDEAYDLIASKLGAYDPNEIGFFCCARSPNENIYVNQKFARIVVGTHNIDHCARLCHGPTVAGLAASFGSGAMTNSYDSFEEADLIFSIGANSLEAHPLVGRKLMRAKMKGAYFIVADPRFTPTAKQADQYIPFKTGTDVALINAMMNVIISEGLEDKEFIEKRTKNYEELKKVVAKYTPEMVSEITEVPADVIRDIAIKYAKADKAAIVYSLGITEHSHGVDNVQQTANLAMLTGNIGRLGTGVNPLRGQNNVQGACDMGALPTDYPGYRKVVDAEVMKDVTCTWGCSDFSCEPGLKIPEMIDAAAKGDLKMLYITGEDPVISDPDTHHVEEALNNLDFFVVQDIFMTDTAEFADVVLPAACWAEQDGTFTNGERRVQLIRKAVDAPGESKYDWEIFCDLAKRMGADPEMFTYESAQDIFEEVRTVTPQYAGMNRERLERPEALHWPCPSEDHPGTAMMHVEKFAHPDGLGIFSPLEEQGPVETPDEEYPLILTTTRLLFHYHAAMTRRASTLDREVPTGYVEINTEDAAKLGIINKEKVKVKSRRGEIEIPARVTDDIIEGIVNIPMHFRECSANILTNAAAIDPRSGMPEYKACAVAVSKMEGSK; encoded by the coding sequence ATGGATATTAAATACGTACCGACAATATGTCCCTACTGCGGTGTTGGATGTGGTATGAACCTGGTAGTTCAGGACGAAAAAGTAGTTGGTGTGGAACCATGGAAAAGACACCCTGTGAATGAGGGAAAATTGTGTCCAAAAGGAAATTTCTGTTATGAAATCATCCACCGTGATGACAGATTAACCACCCCACTTATCAAAGAAAATGGTGAATTCAGAGAAGCCACCTGGGATGAAGCATATGATTTAATAGCATCCAAGCTGGGTGCCTACGATCCCAATGAAATAGGTTTCTTCTGCTGTGCCAGATCTCCCAACGAAAACATCTACGTGAACCAGAAATTTGCACGAATAGTTGTTGGAACCCATAACATCGACCACTGCGCAAGACTTTGCCACGGACCTACCGTAGCCGGACTTGCTGCTTCCTTTGGGTCTGGAGCCATGACCAACTCCTATGACAGTTTTGAAGAGGCAGACCTGATATTCTCCATTGGAGCCAACAGTCTGGAAGCCCATCCATTGGTTGGAAGAAAATTAATGAGAGCAAAAATGAAGGGAGCATACTTCATAGTGGCTGATCCTCGATTCACTCCCACCGCTAAACAGGCAGACCAGTACATCCCATTCAAAACCGGAACTGACGTTGCATTAATCAACGCCATGATGAATGTAATAATCAGTGAAGGCTTAGAAGACAAGGAATTCATAGAAAAAAGAACCAAAAACTACGAAGAACTGAAAAAAGTAGTAGCCAAATACACTCCTGAAATGGTCTCAGAAATAACCGAAGTTCCAGCTGACGTCATAAGGGACATAGCAATAAAATACGCTAAAGCTGATAAAGCAGCCATAGTTTACTCACTGGGTATAACTGAACACTCCCATGGTGTGGACAACGTTCAGCAAACCGCTAACCTGGCCATGCTCACCGGGAACATTGGAAGACTGGGAACTGGGGTAAACCCATTAAGAGGTCAAAATAACGTTCAAGGTGCCTGTGATATGGGTGCATTACCTACCGATTACCCCGGATACCGGAAAGTAGTTGATGCAGAAGTAATGAAGGATGTTACTTGCACCTGGGGATGCAGTGACTTCTCATGCGAACCTGGTCTGAAAATCCCAGAAATGATAGATGCCGCTGCAAAAGGCGACCTTAAAATGTTATACATCACTGGTGAGGACCCAGTAATTTCAGACCCCGATACCCACCACGTGGAAGAAGCATTGAACAATCTTGATTTCTTTGTGGTACAGGACATATTCATGACTGACACTGCAGAATTTGCAGACGTAGTGTTACCTGCTGCCTGCTGGGCCGAACAGGATGGAACCTTCACCAATGGTGAAAGAAGAGTTCAACTCATCAGAAAAGCAGTAGACGCACCTGGAGAATCAAAATATGATTGGGAAATCTTCTGTGACCTGGCCAAAAGAATGGGTGCAGATCCTGAAATGTTCACCTATGAATCAGCACAGGACATATTTGAGGAAGTTCGAACTGTAACTCCACAATACGCGGGTATGAACCGGGAAAGACTGGAAAGACCAGAAGCACTTCACTGGCCTTGTCCATCTGAAGATCATCCTGGAACCGCCATGATGCACGTTGAAAAGTTCGCCCACCCTGATGGACTTGGAATATTCTCACCTCTTGAAGAACAGGGCCCAGTTGAAACACCAGACGAAGAATACCCATTAATATTAACCACAACCCGTCTACTGTTCCACTACCACGCTGCAATGACCCGAAGAGCCTCAACACTGGATCGTGAAGTACCAACAGGATATGTGGAAATAAACACAGAAGACGCCGCCAAACTTGGAATAATCAACAAAGAAAAAGTCAAAGTCAAATCCCGAAGAGGCGAAATAGAAATACCAGCCAGAGTCACTGATGACATTATTGAAGGAATTGTAAACATTCCAATGCACTTTAGAGAATGTTCTGCAAACATCCTAACCAATGCAGCTGCAATAGACCCCAGATCTGGAATGCCAGAATACAAAGCATGTGCTGTAGCCGTATCTAAAATGGAGGGATCCAAATGA